One Streptomyces sp. NBC_00223 genomic window carries:
- a CDS encoding YhjD/YihY/BrkB family envelope integrity protein — translation MAGLMSAWKRSATGRLWKQAVHIELMHRSMGFAALGFVTLMPLLVVVAAATPWEHRPGFAQWVVDGMGLNPPGAHSVRNLFAAPRNVLSATSAWSLASLAYFGLSFVASVETGYRKIWDLPSGPWHRDWRRTVWLLVLTAYLFCESQSVAVMGSGPLRGVVRIGLTFVLGVLFFAWGQRFLLGGGVAVRTALPGAVFTMLGLAGLRIFSHLFFAPMIVSNADTYGPVGTVLTVVTWLVGVGFVVFGGALLGRHVRDGRMLRRGAEIPRPRAQEGWYETPEEPAPGVLWRSDGSGGAID, via the coding sequence ATGGCCGGACTGATGAGTGCCTGGAAACGGTCCGCCACCGGGCGGCTGTGGAAGCAGGCCGTCCACATCGAACTGATGCACCGTTCGATGGGGTTCGCCGCGCTGGGCTTCGTCACGCTCATGCCGCTGCTGGTCGTGGTCGCCGCCGCGACCCCGTGGGAGCACCGGCCCGGCTTCGCGCAGTGGGTGGTCGACGGCATGGGCCTGAACCCGCCCGGCGCCCACAGCGTACGCAACCTGTTCGCGGCGCCACGCAACGTACTGAGCGCCACCAGCGCGTGGAGCCTGGCGTCGCTCGCGTACTTCGGCCTCTCCTTCGTGGCGAGCGTCGAGACGGGCTACCGCAAGATCTGGGACCTTCCGTCCGGGCCCTGGCACCGCGACTGGCGCCGTACGGTGTGGCTGCTGGTGCTGACCGCGTATCTGTTCTGCGAGTCGCAGAGCGTCGCCGTCATGGGCAGCGGTCCGCTGCGCGGCGTGGTCCGGATCGGCCTCACCTTCGTCCTCGGCGTCCTGTTCTTCGCGTGGGGCCAGCGCTTTCTGCTCGGCGGCGGGGTGGCGGTGCGTACGGCGCTGCCGGGCGCGGTGTTCACCATGCTGGGCCTGGCGGGCCTGCGGATCTTCTCCCATCTGTTCTTCGCGCCGATGATCGTCAGCAACGCGGACACCTACGGCCCGGTCGGCACCGTACTGACCGTGGTGACCTGGCTGGTCGGCGTCGGCTTCGTGGTCTTCGGCGGGGCGCTGCTCGGCCGCCACGTCCGCGACGGCCGCATGCTCCGACGCGGCGCCGAGATCCCGCGCCCGCGCGCCCAGGAGGGCTGGTACGAAACCCCGGAGGAGCCCGCCCCCGGCGTCCTCTGGCGCTCCGACGGCTCAGGCGGCGCGATCGACTGA
- a CDS encoding MazG-like family protein yields the protein MTDEVWTTIDRLVQWLDEKDNATPETARLLRLLKVQEEVGEVAQAAMGATAANPRKGSSHTWEDVQHELCDVILSSMVALATLTSDAGKVFQERVEIVAERSLTPRN from the coding sequence GTGACCGACGAGGTGTGGACGACGATCGACCGGCTCGTTCAGTGGCTGGACGAGAAGGACAACGCGACACCCGAGACCGCGCGGCTGCTGCGGCTGCTCAAGGTCCAGGAGGAGGTGGGCGAGGTGGCGCAGGCCGCGATGGGGGCGACTGCCGCGAACCCCCGCAAGGGCAGTTCCCACACCTGGGAGGACGTCCAGCACGAGCTGTGCGACGTCATCCTCAGCAGCATGGTGGCTCTGGCCACTCTCACCTCGGACGCCGGGAAGGTGTTCCAGGAGCGGGTGGAGATCGTCGCCGAGCGATCACTGACGCCGAGGAACTGA
- a CDS encoding DUF4352 domain-containing protein: MTRHVVATTIATLTLAAALAACNDSGSIKSTPDKDATTPAATASAPTTSAVKPSPTEAAPTKAAPAKIGDTITLHGMDKGSQIAVTLVKWVDPAKGADEYTTPESGKRFVAAQVRIVNTGTGVYDDSPSNGVQIADTEGQRFSSDLNDVSAGPSMISGVKLTSGDKALGYIAFQVPKASKIAKVQFSMDSGFADETGEWQLG; this comes from the coding sequence TTGACGCGCCATGTCGTAGCCACCACGATCGCCACACTCACGCTCGCCGCGGCCCTCGCCGCCTGCAACGACAGCGGCAGCATCAAGAGCACTCCGGACAAGGACGCCACCACGCCTGCGGCCACGGCAAGCGCCCCGACGACGTCGGCCGTGAAGCCGAGCCCCACCGAGGCGGCCCCCACCAAGGCGGCCCCCGCCAAGATCGGCGACACCATCACCCTCCACGGCATGGACAAGGGCTCCCAAATCGCCGTCACTCTTGTCAAATGGGTCGACCCTGCCAAGGGAGCCGACGAATACACCACCCCCGAAAGCGGGAAGCGGTTCGTCGCCGCCCAGGTCCGGATCGTCAACACCGGCACGGGCGTATACGACGACAGCCCGTCCAACGGTGTCCAGATCGCCGACACCGAAGGCCAGCGTTTCAGCTCCGACCTCAACGACGTCTCGGCCGGCCCGTCCATGATTTCGGGAGTCAAACTCACTTCCGGCGACAAAGCCCTCGGCTACATCGCATTCCAGGTTCCCAAGGCGTCGAAGATCGCCAAGGTGCAGTTCTCGATGGACTCCGGTTTTGCCGACGAGACCGGCGAGTGGCAGCTCGGCTGA
- a CDS encoding DEAD/DEAH box helicase produces MSLDSADRSAMPENADAAPTSTDALSDAVVAAVDTGISTGTGTDTDADFAAEAPAEPTAPAEPTGPNFGDLGLSEAIVRKLTQNGVTSPFPIQAATIPDALAGQDILGRGRTGSGKTLAFGLPLLTLLSGGHTEKRRPRGVILTPTRELAMQVADALQPYGDVLGLKMKVVCGGTSMQNQIYALERGVDILVATPGRLRDLINRGAANLDSVQIAVLDEADQMADMGFLPEVTEILDLIPKGGQRLLFSATLENEIDSLVRRYLVNPVTHEVDAAQGAVTTMSHHVLVVKPKDKAPVTAAIAARKGRTIIFVRTQMGADRVAEQLIESGVRADALHGGMTQGARTRTLEDFKAGHVNVLVATDVAARGIHVDGIGLVLNVDPAADHKDYLHRSGRTARAGESGTVVSLALPHQRKQIFRLMEDAGVDASRHIIGGAGVFDEDVAKITGARSLTDVQADAVQNAAAQAEREVAELTRQLERLQRRATELREEADRLTARSARERGEDPEQAVAAKAAEIAAEAAAAEAAAAVVVPAQREERSSGPRRDDRGNFDRRRDDRPSRDDRPSYGGGGRESRPSSYGDRDRRDSRPSYGGRDDRRDSRPSYGARDDRRPSYGGGSGSGSGSGGGGGNRDSRDGRDSRPSYGARDDRRPSSSSSSSSSSYGDRDSRPSYGDRDSRPSYGRDDRRPSYGAGRDERDRPFNRDRRDSSRPSYGGRDDRRPSYGDRDSRPSYSRDSSRDSRPGSSSGPAAGPSSYDRKPRWKRNG; encoded by the coding sequence ATGTCACTTGACAGTGCCGACCGTTCCGCCATGCCCGAGAACGCCGACGCCGCCCCCACCAGCACGGATGCCCTGAGCGACGCCGTGGTGGCCGCCGTGGACACCGGCATCAGCACCGGCACCGGCACGGACACCGACGCCGACTTCGCGGCGGAGGCCCCGGCCGAGCCCACCGCCCCCGCCGAGCCCACGGGTCCGAACTTCGGCGACCTCGGCCTCTCCGAGGCCATCGTCCGCAAGCTCACCCAGAACGGCGTCACCAGCCCCTTCCCGATCCAGGCCGCGACCATCCCGGACGCCCTGGCCGGCCAGGACATCCTGGGCCGCGGCCGTACCGGCTCCGGCAAGACGCTCGCCTTCGGCCTCCCGCTGCTGACCCTGCTGTCCGGCGGCCACACCGAGAAGCGCCGCCCGCGCGGTGTCATCCTCACCCCGACCCGCGAGCTGGCGATGCAGGTCGCCGACGCCCTCCAGCCGTACGGTGACGTGCTCGGCCTGAAGATGAAGGTCGTCTGCGGCGGCACCTCCATGCAGAACCAGATCTACGCGCTGGAGCGCGGCGTCGACATCCTCGTCGCCACCCCCGGCCGGCTGCGCGACCTGATCAACCGGGGCGCGGCCAACCTGGACTCCGTACAGATCGCCGTCCTCGACGAGGCCGACCAGATGGCCGACATGGGCTTCCTGCCCGAGGTCACCGAGATCCTCGACCTCATCCCCAAGGGCGGCCAGCGGCTGCTGTTCTCCGCGACGCTGGAGAACGAGATCGACTCGCTCGTCCGCCGTTACCTGGTCAACCCGGTCACCCACGAGGTGGACGCGGCCCAGGGCGCGGTCACCACGATGAGCCACCACGTCCTGGTCGTGAAGCCCAAGGACAAGGCGCCGGTCACGGCCGCGATCGCCGCGCGCAAGGGCCGTACGATCATCTTCGTCCGCACCCAGATGGGCGCCGACCGCGTCGCCGAGCAGCTGATCGAGTCCGGGGTACGGGCCGACGCGCTGCACGGTGGGATGACCCAGGGCGCGCGTACCCGCACCCTGGAGGACTTCAAGGCGGGCCATGTCAACGTCCTGGTCGCCACCGACGTCGCCGCCCGCGGCATCCACGTCGACGGCATCGGTCTGGTGCTGAACGTCGACCCGGCCGCCGACCACAAGGACTACCTGCACCGTTCCGGCCGTACCGCCCGCGCGGGCGAGTCCGGCACGGTCGTCTCGCTGGCCCTGCCGCACCAGCGCAAGCAGATCTTCCGACTGATGGAGGACGCGGGCGTGGACGCCTCGCGCCACATCATCGGCGGCGCGGGTGTCTTCGACGAGGACGTGGCCAAGATCACCGGGGCCCGTTCGCTCACCGACGTCCAGGCCGACGCCGTGCAGAACGCCGCCGCGCAGGCCGAGCGCGAGGTCGCCGAGCTCACCCGGCAGCTGGAGCGCCTCCAGCGGCGGGCGACCGAACTGCGCGAGGAGGCCGACCGGCTGACCGCCCGTTCGGCGCGCGAGCGCGGGGAGGACCCGGAGCAGGCGGTGGCCGCGAAGGCCGCGGAGATCGCCGCTGAGGCGGCTGCCGCCGAGGCCGCGGCCGCCGTGGTGGTGCCCGCGCAGCGCGAGGAGCGGTCCTCGGGCCCGCGGCGCGACGACCGCGGCAACTTCGACCGGCGGCGTGACGACCGGCCGTCCCGTGACGACCGGCCGTCGTACGGGGGTGGCGGCCGGGAGAGCCGGCCGTCCTCGTACGGGGACCGTGACCGGCGTGACAGCCGTCCGTCCTACGGCGGGCGTGACGACCGGCGTGACAGCCGTCCGTCGTACGGTGCGCGGGACGACCGCCGGCCGTCGTACGGGGGCGGCAGCGGCAGCGGCAGTGGCAGTGGCGGTGGCGGTGGCAACCGTGACTCCCGCGACGGCCGTGACAGCCGTCCGTCGTACGGCGCTCGGGACGACCGGCGCCCGTCGTCCTCCTCTTCGTCCTCGTCCTCTTCGTACGGCGACCGTGACAGCCGTCCGTCCTACGGCGACCGCGACAGCAGGCCCTCCTACGGGCGTGACGACCGGCGTCCGTCGTACGGCGCTGGCCGTGACGAGCGCGACCGTCCGTTCAACCGTGACCGCCGCGACAGCAGCCGTCCGTCCTACGGCGGCCGTGACGACCGCCGCCCCTCGTACGGCGACCGTGACAGCCGTCCGTCGTACAGCCGTGACAGCAGCCGTGACAGCCGCCCGGGCTCGTCCTCCGGCCCGGCCGCGGGTCCGTCCTCGTACGACCGCAAGCCGCGGTGGAAGCGGAACGGCTGA
- a CDS encoding metallopeptidase family protein translates to MLEMTREEFEELVGEALDRIPAELTRLMDNVAVFVEDEPAPGSPELLGLYEGTPLTERGEWYAGVLPDRITIYRGPTLRMCETHEDVIAETEITVVHEIAHHFGIDDERLHALGYG, encoded by the coding sequence GTGCTGGAGATGACGCGCGAGGAGTTCGAGGAACTGGTCGGGGAGGCGCTCGACCGGATCCCGGCCGAGCTGACCCGCCTCATGGACAATGTGGCCGTCTTCGTCGAGGACGAACCCGCCCCCGGCTCCCCCGAACTGCTCGGGCTGTACGAGGGCACGCCGCTGACCGAGCGCGGCGAGTGGTACGCGGGGGTGCTGCCCGACCGGATCACGATCTACCGGGGGCCCACCCTGCGGATGTGCGAGACCCACGAGGACGTGATCGCCGAGACGGAGATCACGGTCGTGCACGAGATCGCCCACCACTTCGGCATCGACGACGAGCGGTTGCACGCACTCGGCTACGGCTGA
- a CDS encoding ATP-binding protein has product MTIIRPSAGPKSAVSGTALRFKVPATPAAVRPARRRVLAKLRSWGVEEHEDFSYDVLLVLSELLTNAIVHGSGPLAVGVELDIDRVIVEVFDGNSRGPVQGKAGTDDENGRGLSVVSAVSLSQGCEDWPPGKRCWSVLQIP; this is encoded by the coding sequence ATGACGATAATTCGCCCGTCGGCCGGACCGAAGTCCGCCGTATCCGGAACCGCTCTTCGCTTCAAGGTCCCCGCGACCCCCGCCGCGGTCCGGCCGGCCCGCAGGCGGGTGCTGGCCAAGCTTCGCAGTTGGGGCGTGGAGGAGCACGAGGACTTCTCGTACGACGTCCTGCTGGTCCTCTCCGAACTGCTGACCAATGCGATCGTCCACGGAAGCGGACCACTCGCGGTCGGCGTCGAACTCGACATCGACCGGGTCATCGTCGAGGTCTTCGACGGGAATTCCCGCGGACCCGTTCAGGGAAAGGCGGGCACGGACGACGAGAACGGCCGGGGCCTTTCCGTGGTGAGCGCGGTCTCCCTCTCCCAGGGCTGCGAGGATTGGCCCCCGGGTAAACGCTGCTGGTCCGTTCTCCAGATACCGTAA
- a CDS encoding helix-turn-helix transcriptional regulator translates to MSEQHEPSAVAPDPRPTAADGAGALPPVTFATAFREALDRRGLTLQRLHVHLAARGITISPVTLSHWQRGRSRPERPESLRAVTEAESILALPPGTLHDLLGPQRPRGRILPSLHNPEAAMQRVHGPGSSLEQVLGDDAFGHFNENLIPLTLHETIHLDEHGCIGTTDVTQVLRSARDGTDRVTVHHEVDDPRTPSVDLSVHCGTVSSMHFDAGLRSLVAEIRFGRPLARGETAIVEYTFDVGPRWRRSELHERTFRVSPRQYLLHAYFHPDALPVRCHKYYRERTGAPYTDLRPLVLDASHTAHALATKCSAGVYGMCWEWPEPSEHGEPSKPGEHAEHAGPSEHAGRTEP, encoded by the coding sequence ATGTCCGAACAGCACGAACCCTCCGCCGTCGCACCGGACCCGCGCCCCACGGCCGCCGACGGGGCCGGCGCCCTGCCGCCCGTGACCTTCGCGACGGCCTTCCGCGAGGCCCTGGACCGGCGCGGTCTGACGCTGCAACGCCTGCATGTCCACCTCGCCGCGCGCGGCATCACCATCAGCCCGGTCACGCTCAGCCACTGGCAGCGCGGCCGCAGCCGTCCCGAACGGCCCGAGTCGCTGCGGGCGGTGACCGAGGCGGAGTCCATACTCGCGCTGCCGCCGGGCACGCTGCACGACCTGCTCGGTCCGCAGCGGCCGCGCGGCCGGATACTGCCCTCCCTGCACAACCCGGAAGCCGCGATGCAGCGCGTCCACGGCCCCGGGTCCTCGCTGGAACAGGTCCTGGGCGACGACGCGTTCGGCCACTTCAACGAGAACCTCATCCCGCTGACGCTGCACGAGACGATCCATCTCGACGAGCACGGCTGCATCGGCACGACGGACGTCACCCAGGTACTGCGGTCCGCCCGCGACGGCACCGACCGGGTGACCGTCCATCACGAGGTCGACGACCCGCGCACTCCGTCGGTTGACCTCTCCGTGCACTGCGGAACGGTCAGCAGCATGCACTTCGACGCGGGGCTGCGCTCGCTCGTCGCGGAGATACGGTTCGGGCGGCCGCTGGCCCGGGGCGAGACCGCGATCGTCGAGTACACCTTCGACGTCGGCCCGCGCTGGCGCCGCTCGGAGCTGCATGAACGGACCTTCCGGGTCAGCCCCCGGCAGTATCTGCTGCACGCCTACTTCCACCCCGACGCGCTTCCGGTGCGATGTCACAAGTACTACCGCGAGCGCACGGGGGCGCCGTACACCGACCTGCGCCCGCTCGTACTGGATGCCTCGCACACCGCGCACGCCCTGGCCACCAAGTGCTCCGCGGGCGTCTACGGCATGTGCTGGGAGTGGCCCGAGCCCTCGGAGCACGGGGAACCGTCGAAGCCCGGCGAGCACGCGGAGCACGCCGGGCCCTCGGAGCACGCGGGCCGCACGGAACCCTGA